CCTTCGGCCGGTAAGCGGGCGCGTCAGCGGTTGAGGGCTGCCTCGGTCGCCTGGAGCAAGGCCGCACAGCGCCGGCGGTTGACGCCAAGGTCGCTGTAGCCGGTCCGGCTCGTGCTGCGTAGGTAGAGCGCGGCACCGCCATCGGACAGCGGTTCAATGGCAATCAGCACGTCGTCCTGGAACACGCCGACGCGGTAGAGCGCGTAGATCCGCCGCTGCTCCTGGCTTGACTCGATGCTCTGCGGTTTGCCTACGCGCCAGCCTCGCACCTCTGGAACGGTGTCGGCCACGAGGCGGAAGAGTGTATCCGCGTCTTCGCCGAAGCGGCGCGCCTCGGTATGGCCGTTGGGCGTCGGCGGCAGGTCCGGAAGCGGACTCGGCGGTAGGGCAGAAGGACCGTCTCGAAACACGTCAGCTCGCAGCGGTTGCTGGCATGGCGCCCGGACTGAATTCGCCATCGTTGTACTTCGACGGGCACTTCACAAGGATCTTCTCCGCGACGAAGACCTCGCCGTCCATGCGGCCTTCGACGACGACGCGTTCGGCGTCCTCGAAGTTAGCCGGCTTGGGGTTGAAATAGACTACCTGTCGTATCCCG
The Bacteroidota bacterium DNA segment above includes these coding regions:
- a CDS encoding DUF1499 domain-containing protein, encoding MFRDGPSALPPSPLPDLPPTPNGHTEARRFGEDADTLFRLVADTVPEVRGWRVGKPQSIESSQEQRRIYALYRVGVFQDDVLIAIEPLSDGGAALYLRSTSRTGYSDLGVNRRRCAALLQATEAALNR